CATCGCCTTCGAGCTGCCGCTGGTGGTGCTGATCCTGGCGCGGATCGGGCTGGTGACTCACCAGTTCCTGGGACGGGTGCGGAAGTACGCCTTCCTGGCCCTGATGATCCTGGCGGCCGTGCTCTCCCCGCCCGATGTCATCTCCATGATGATCTTCCTCGTGCCGCTGTACGGCCTCTACGAGTTCTCGATCATCCTGGCCCGGTTTGCGCAGCCGAAGAACGAGTAGGCGCGGCGGCCGGGTCCCTTTTTGACCCCGCCGCTTCACGCCGGCAGCCTGGAGCACGGGATCGCGGCGCGCTGCGGATGGAGGCGGGAATGGTCAGGCCCCGGGCCTGGACCGCTACGGCGGCGTCCGGTCCGGTTCTCCAGGGGCGCTGCCGCACAGGAGGATCCTCTTCCCACCGCCCACGGCTCACCGCTCAGCGTTCCCTTGACTTCCGCCGCTCCAACCCCTACACTGGTTACGAAATCTGTTGCCACAGGCGGAGGTACACGACCGTGAAGAGGACGACCGCTTTCTAAGCTGAATACGGCGCCCGCACCATCGGCCGGCTGGCCGGCGGACCGGGCGCGGCTTGAAGCGGTCCCGTCACGGTGGCGCCTGTCAGCGCTTGCGTTACGCACTTGGTATTCCATCGCGGAGACCAGGACCACGGGAGGGCCCGTGGTCCTGTTTTGCTTTGCCCGTGCACGGGACCGCCCCGACCATGACGGAGGAGGCGGTTCACGATGATGACGTTACAGGTCCGCAACCTGCGGAAGGAGTTTGCCAACCGAACGGTATTGGACGGCGTCAGCTTCGACCTGGCACAGGGTGAGCGGGTGGGGCTGGTGGGGCGGAACGGCTGCGGCAAGTCCACCCTCCTGCGCATCCTGGCCGGCGAGCTGGCGCCCGACGAGGGTACGCTCCACTGGATTCACCCGGGCGCCGCGTGGGCCTACCTCAGCCAGGAGGACCGGTGGGATCCGGACCGGCCGCTGGGCGAGCAGCTGGGGCCGGTGGATCCCGCCCTGCTGGGCCGCTGCGGGATCGACCGCTCCCTGCTCAGCCGCCCGGCCGGCGCGCTCTCCGGCGGGCAGAAGACCCGGGCGGCGCTGGCGAAGGTGCTTGCCGGGTCCCCGGAACTGCTGTTGCTGGACGAGCCCACGAACCACCTGGACACCGAGGGGCTGGACTGGCTGCAGGACGTCCTGCGCCGGTACCGGGGGACGGTCCTGGTGGTGAGCCACGACCGGTACTTCCTGGACCAGGTGGTCACCCGCATCCTCGAACTGGAGAACGGCCGCATCCGGGAGTACCCGGGAAACTACACCGCCTACGCCAGGCAGAAGCAGGCCGAACGGGAGCGGGCCGAGGCCGAGTACCGGGAGTACGTGCGCAAGAAGAAGCAGCTGGAGGCGGCGATCCGCCGGGAGCGGGAGTGGGCGAACCGGGCGCACAACGCCAAGCCCGATCCCACCGCCAGCGTGTTCCAGAAGGGCATCGACCGGAACATGGCCCGCAACCACATGCGGGTGGCCAAGGCGCGGGAGCGGCGGCTGGAGCGCATGAAGGTGGAGAAGCCCCGGAAGCCGGAGCACATCAACCTGGCCCTGCGGGGCGGCACCGATGTGGCCCGCAACCTGGTGCTGGCCGAGGGCCTGGGCTTTACCTACGACGGCCGGCGCTGGCTTTTCCGCGACGCCTCCTTCTACCTGCAGCGGGGGGACCGGGTCGCGGTGCTGGGCTCCAACGGCAGCGGCAAGACCACGCTGGTCCGCCTGCTGACCGGGGAGCTGAAGCCCACGGAGGGCCGCCTGCACGTGGCGCCGGTCAAGGTCGGCTACCTGGCGCAGGAACTGGAAACCCTCGACCCCCGCCACACGGTGCTGGAGGAGGTCAGCGGCGGGAACCCGGCCCCCGACCAGGCCCGCATCCGCACGCTGCTGGCGTGCCTGCTCTTCCGTGAGGAGGAGGTCTACAAGCGGGTGGCGGT
The nucleotide sequence above comes from Symbiobacterium thermophilum IAM 14863. Encoded proteins:
- the abc-f gene encoding ribosomal protection-like ABC-F family protein codes for the protein MMTLQVRNLRKEFANRTVLDGVSFDLAQGERVGLVGRNGCGKSTLLRILAGELAPDEGTLHWIHPGAAWAYLSQEDRWDPDRPLGEQLGPVDPALLGRCGIDRSLLSRPAGALSGGQKTRAALAKVLAGSPELLLLDEPTNHLDTEGLDWLQDVLRRYRGTVLVVSHDRYFLDQVVTRILELENGRIREYPGNYTAYARQKQAERERAEAEYREYVRKKKQLEAAIRREREWANRAHNAKPDPTASVFQKGIDRNMARNHMRVAKARERRLERMKVEKPRKPEHINLALRGGTDVARNLVLAEGLGFTYDGRRWLFRDASFYLQRGDRVAVLGSNGSGKTTLVRLLTGELKPTEGRLHVAPVKVGYLAQELETLDPRHTVLEEVSGGNPAPDQARIRTLLACLLFREEEVYKRVAVLSGGEKVSLAVAKLLLAEPDLLVLDEPTNGLDLASRERVEEALADYPGTLILVSHDRYLVQRLADRILHIADGRLELFRGTYAEYAARGGTEKAPDAAEEILLLETRLAQLSAALAAPPEGEAEALEQEFIRVSRALRALKEKRA